A DNA window from Mya arenaria isolate MELC-2E11 chromosome 17, ASM2691426v1 contains the following coding sequences:
- the LOC128224373 gene encoding inosine-uridine preferring nucleoside hydrolase-like isoform X2 yields MSTPSRRKLLIDTDAGVDDAQAILMALKSPDVDVIGITCVAGNADAMQVGKNVLRVLQVVNRLDIPVYIGCNEPLLGDKKETSDYHGSDGFGDVPDPEAPDDSLLESEHAVNALMRLSKKHEGELSLVCLAPLTNIAMAIRMDPGIGSRLKHCYIMGGNHHGKGNMTVAAEFNFYFDPEAAYVVLNQLKAHITIVTWETCMEHSIPWDDFMALKKCYCKTAVGKFVSMLEENVIKSFYQTLRDSGIDKSYEVVDQFAIAAAIFDDVIISQELVNSTVELTSGLCRGQMVVDWSNVLKRNPNVNVVLKIDMNKILDSYENMLK; encoded by the exons atgtcaactcCCAGTCGACGCAAGCTTCTTATCGACACCGATGCCGGTGTTGACGATGCCCAAGCGATCCTGATGGCATTGAAGAGCCCGGATGTTGACGTCATCGGAATTACGTGCGTCGCCGGAAATGCTGACGCGATGCAAGTCGGGAAAAATGTGTTGAGAGTGTTACAAGTTGTGAATCGACTTGAC ATACCAGTGTATATCGGATGTAACGAACCTTTGCTTGGTGACAAAAAAGAAACCAGTGATTACCACGGTTCGGATGGCTTCGGTGACGTCCCGGATCCCGAGGCCCCGGATGATAGCCTACTCGAATCAGAACACGCCGTTAATGCGCTAATGAGACTTTCCAAGAAACATGAAG GGGAGTTATCTCTTGTGTGCCTTGCACCCCTTACAAATATTGCAATGGCTATCAGAATGGATCCCGGCATCGGCTCACGACTAAAACACTGCTACATCATGGGCGGGAACCATCATG GGAAAGGGAACATGACAGTCGCCGCGGagtttaatttctattttgatCCTGAGGCCGCTTACGTTGTCTTGAATCAACTAAAGGCGCACATTACCATTGTCACGTGGGAGACTTGTATGGAACATTCCATTCCATGG GATGATTTTATGGCTTTGAAAAAATGCTACTGCAAGACAGCTGTTGGAAAGTTTGTGTCCATGCTTGAAGAAAATGTGATAAAATCGTTTTATCAAACACTGCGTGATTCTGGTATCGATAAAAGCTACGAAGTTGTGGATCAGTTTGCAATCGCGGCAGCCATATTTGATGATGTCATCATTTCACAAGAACTTGTTAACTCAACCGTTGAACTTACTTCAGGTTTATGTCGAGGTCAAATGGTTGTTGATTGGTCAAATGTGTTAAAGAGAAATCCTAATGTCAATGTAGTacttaaaattgatatgaaCAAAATCCTAGATTCGTACGAGAATATGCTAAAATAG
- the LOC128224373 gene encoding pyrimidine-specific ribonucleoside hydrolase RihA-like isoform X1, whose translation MSTPSRRKLLIDTDAGVDDAQAILMALKSPDVDVIGITCVAGNADAMQVGKNVLRVLQVVNRLDIPVYIGCNEPLLGDKKETSDYHGSDGFGDVPDPEAPDDSLLESEHAVNALMRLSKKHEGELSLVCLAPLTNIAMAIRMDPGIGSRLKHCYIMGGNHHGKGNMTVAAEFNFYFDPEAAYVVLNQLKAHITIVTWETCMEHSIPWEFYSNIRDKGGDVCNFLSKIEKKSCEYAKKQKWATFMPADEYLIACVLRPDVIKTCCDVYATVEVKGHYTWGQMVVDWQKVLKRPNNVCVVTDINQDVFEGMLADLFINKDTHRRT comes from the exons atgtcaactcCCAGTCGACGCAAGCTTCTTATCGACACCGATGCCGGTGTTGACGATGCCCAAGCGATCCTGATGGCATTGAAGAGCCCGGATGTTGACGTCATCGGAATTACGTGCGTCGCCGGAAATGCTGACGCGATGCAAGTCGGGAAAAATGTGTTGAGAGTGTTACAAGTTGTGAATCGACTTGAC ATACCAGTGTATATCGGATGTAACGAACCTTTGCTTGGTGACAAAAAAGAAACCAGTGATTACCACGGTTCGGATGGCTTCGGTGACGTCCCGGATCCCGAGGCCCCGGATGATAGCCTACTCGAATCAGAACACGCCGTTAATGCGCTAATGAGACTTTCCAAGAAACATGAAG GGGAGTTATCTCTTGTGTGCCTTGCACCCCTTACAAATATTGCAATGGCTATCAGAATGGATCCCGGCATCGGCTCACGACTAAAACACTGCTACATCATGGGCGGGAACCATCATG GGAAAGGGAACATGACAGTCGCCGCGGagtttaatttctattttgatCCTGAGGCCGCTTACGTTGTCTTGAATCAACTAAAGGCGCACATTACCATTGTCACGTGGGAGACTTGTATGGAACATTCCATTCCATGG GAGTTTTATTCCAACATTCGTGACAAAGGCGGGGATGTTTGCAATTTTCTCtcaaaaatagaaaagaaatcATGTGAATACGCCAAGAAACAAAAGTGGGCTACTTTCATGCCCGCGGATGAATATCTTATAGCATGTGTTCTGAGGCCCGACGTCATTAAAACCTGCTGTGACGTTTACGCAACTGTGGAAGTTAAGGGGCATTACACGTGGGGACAGATGGTCGTCGACTGGCAAAAAGTCCTGAAAAGACCCAACAATGTGTGCGTTGTAACAGATATAAACCAGGATGTATTTGAAGGAATGTTAGCAGACCTATTTATAAACAAGGACACACACCGCAGGACATGA